A genome region from Brassica oleracea var. oleracea cultivar TO1000 chromosome C2, BOL, whole genome shotgun sequence includes the following:
- the LOC106325332 gene encoding uncharacterized protein LOC106325332, which translates to MNITSSATEHSVTEKSMTSPYYLHPSDNTSQMQPPILLNGENYERWSKLMLNSLRAKRKIGFLDGSIPQPSRDSVDAEKWDMVNSMIIGWIYSSIEPRLRSSVSLVQNAKLMWGSLKRRFSVSDGTRDHQLRSDLVACKQEGQTVEHYFGHLKVLWDDLADFDAGFECCCRTSTCAAMIKYEQHREKIRVHQFLMGLDSTRFGTSRSNLLSRVDDLNLDMVYSQIVQEERHLNATRSKEEQSPPVGLSAAVSTPTAAAVRVNNKNMKCTHCGKSGHEVASCFQLHGYPDCWVDNNKGKARGGGRGHGFDNSNRGRGRGSGFRANTMQVADTSNVTSPGVPNFTLEQ; encoded by the coding sequence ATGAATATTACCAGTTCGGCTACCGAACATTCTGTTACAGAGAAGTCGATGACCTCTCCTTATTACTTGCACCCGTCTGACAACACAAGTCAGATGCAACCTCCGATCCTTCTCAATGGCGAGAACTATGAGCGATGGTCGAAGCTGATGTTGAATTCGCTTCGTGCTAAAAGGAAGATTGGTTTTCTAGATGGTTCTATTCCTCAACCATCCAGGGATTCTGTTGATGCAGAAAAGTGGGACATGGTAAATTCCATGATAATCGGCTGGATTTACAGCAGTATTGAACCTCGTTTGAGATCATCAGTGTCTCTTGTTCAAAATGCCAAACTAATGTGGGGTAGTCTTAAAAGACGTTTCTCGGTGAGCGATGGTACTCGTGATCATCAGCTACGGTCGGATCTTGTTGCTTGCAAGCAGGAAGGACAAACTGTGGAGCACTACTTTGGTCATCTCAAAGTTCTTTGGGATGATTTAGCTGATTTTGATGCTGGTTTTGAATGTTGTTGTCGCACCAGCACATGCGCTGCTATGATAAAATATGAGCAGCACCGTGAGAAGATTCGAGTTCATCAATTTCTCATGGGACTTGACAGTACTCGTTTTGGTACCTCTCGTTCTAATCTTCTCAGTCGTGTTGATGATCTTAATCTGGATATGGTGTACTCTCAGATCGTTCAGGAGGAACGACATCTCAATGCAACTCGCTCTAAAGAAGAACAGAGTCCACCAGTTGGCCTTTCAGCTGCGGTTTCCACACCTACGGCAGCAGCAGTTCGTGTCAACAACAAAAACATGAAGTGCACTCATTGTGGAAAATCTGGACATGAGGTGGCAAGCTGTTTTCAGCTTCACGGCTATCCTGATTGTTGGGTTGACAATAACAAAGGAAAAGCTCGTGGTGGAGGCAGAGGACATGGCTTCGACAACTCAAATCGTGGTAGAGGACGAGGCTCAGGTTTTCGCGCCAATACGATGCAGGTAGCAGACACATCAAACGTAACTTCACCAGGAGTACCAAACTTTACGCTGGAACAATGA